In Colletotrichum higginsianum IMI 349063 chromosome 1, whole genome shotgun sequence, one genomic interval encodes:
- a CDS encoding Transcription factor, with product MNTLMLVGDIVEKETPPAKPPVVFDDIDAAPTGFPAHKKRTRVSAFKQQRQGKPITGAQTAAATSSISAPQPDDNGGGSDSQKSFEAAERRRIDRENRQKLEDMSPDDIARERRELMESLDPSLIQRLLGRANIDEQHGPNPFDPPAAEDTKAKGAPAPAPEIKIEDTSAPPQPQAEPRPASKSAPKSVSFAEVEDSEPSPRPLANEDNPPSAPPEDLFPLNSQPDKTHFPQPPALPDLDPSHPDFLATLHEKFFPNLPADPSKLAWMAPIPTAHSPADRESPYYPGQPSLPISALRFDFKGGLIPPKLSRSIPVSKGLHHHGQAPEAAGYTIEELAIYARSAVPAQRCVAFQTLGRILYRLGKSEWGNGEEDSLARGIWSSIQEGRVLESLSEAAIVEGGHRGSRAYATEALWLFEKGGWREQWSGR from the coding sequence ATGAACACACTCATGTTggtcggcgacatcgtcgaaAAAGAGACGCCACCCGCGAAGCCCCCTGTCGTAttcgacgacatcgacgccgccccGACCGGCTTCCCCGCACACAAGAAGCGCACCCGCGTGTCCGCCTTCAAGCAGCAGCGACAGGGCAAGCCCATTACTGGCGCCCAgacagcggcggcaacgagctCAATCTCTGCACCGCAACCAGACGATaatggcggcggcagcgactCACAAAAGtccttcgaggccgccgagcgccGCCGGATCGATCGCGAGAACAGACAGAAACTAGAGGACATGAGCCCAGACGACAtcgcgagggagaggagggaacTGATGGAATCGCTCGACCCGTCGCTCATCCAACGCCTCCTCGGCAGGGCCAACATCGATGAGCAACACGGTCCGAATCCCTTCGATCCGCCCGCCGCGGAAGATACCAAGGCCAAAGgggcgccggctccggcgccaGAGATCAAGATCGAAGACACCTCTGCGCCGCCGCAACCCCAGGCCGAGCCCCGGCCAGCATCAAAGTCAGCTCCAAAATCCGTGTCCtttgccgaggtcgaggactCGGAGCCCTCGCCACGGCCCCTCGCGAACGAAGACAACCCCCCCTCGGCGCCCCCGGAAGACCTCTTCCCGCTCAACTCTCAGCCCGACAAGACGCACTTCCCCCAGCCGCCCGCCCTTCCCGACCTTGATCCATCCCACCCGGATTTCCTCGCGACCCTCCACGAGAAGTTCTTCCCGAACCTCCCCGCCGACCCAAGCAAGCTCGCGTGGATGGCGCCCATCCCCACCGCCCACAGCCCGGCGGACCGCGAGTCCCCTTACTACCCGGGCCAGCCCTCGCTGCCCATCTCGGCGCTGCGCTTCGACTTTAAGGGCGGCCTGATTCCGCCCAAGCTGAGCAGGTCGATCCCCGTGTCCAAGGGGCTGCACCACCACGGCCAGGCGCCCGAGGCGGCCGGGTACACGATCGAAGAGCTGGCCATCTATGCGCGGAGCGCTGTTCCGGCGCAGCGCTGCGTCGCGTTCCAGACACTGGGCCGGATACTGTACAGGCTGGGAAAGAGCGAATGGggcaacggcgaggaggacagcCTGGCGAGGGGCATATGGAGCAGCATTCAGGAGGGGCGGGTGCTGGAAAGCCTGTCGGAGGCGgcc
- a CDS encoding histone promoter control 2 produces MRDSSSPELSSPPSGSISEPGSPLISRPNNNMDMDEIIVDPSQPRFGVLTGNEQPQPEVRLTAAGLPRKKPGRKPGSTVKPRNPDEPPKVRRPRKPRDPNAPPIQRKRKSAPAQDADAGSDSKSLAAAAASSSTPPPPRQAKTIDIAGITSDSRPGSAQPEHTAQKAPKREELPRSMQGILNAEPEVESKPHSAALPTRMSGHYDPIRGSYDPVRGIFGIASSPRPTTQPVNRPSASPSIASLVDPPAQNVTSPSTQTYGASTQSRTQDNASVPASPPYPARSAPQPISKPPAPDPKKALAPPPVPAAKTDAKLKDAVSTAGSVASKKPSPKQKPQKSGISSPKISALDEPRGDVLSDRSILDFGRAENGKEYKAPDIVLDIPIKPGDTNIYVNVMRMAEEKYGWDALHPRLAEKRDRKARIAAASAALEKTASGQESGDEMSEDSDKEASNVEMGGMTSGADVPEKPKKKKRNFKEDEYDKDDDFVDDSELLWEQQAAASRDGFFVYSGPLVPEVEKPIDTRPDGLPKRGRGSRGGRIGGRGGTTRGEGGTGRGGGPGSRGGRGSRGGSLTRKPRITKSEKEQLEREKAERQRQAELSAKSTNGYSLQPQTPSFAAGMAGA; encoded by the exons ATGCGCGACAGCTCCTCGCCTGAACTTTCGTCACCACCTTCCGGCTCAATCTCAGAACCCGGCTCGCCTCTAATCAGCCGACCGAACAACAACATGGATATGGACGAGATCATCGTCGACCCCTCTCAACCACGCTTCGGCGTCCTCACAGGAAACGAGCAACCCCAACCCGAAGTTCGCCTTACGGCCGCTGGTCTCCCGCGCAAGAAGCCCGGTCGCAAGCCTGGCTCTACCGTCAAGCCCAGAAACCCTGATGAGCCGCCTAAAGTGCGCCGGCCGAGAAAGCCTCGCGACCCTAATGCGCCGCCCATtcagaggaagaggaagtcGGCACCAGCACaggatgccgatgccggcTCGGACTCGAAATCTCTCGCAGCTGCAGCCGCCTCGtcttcaacccccccccctcctagACAGGCCAAAACCATAGATATTGCTGGTATCACTTCCGACTCTCGGCCTGGCTCAGCCCAGCCTGAACACACAGCGCAGAAAGCGCCCAAGCGAGAGGAACTACCCCGTTCGATGCAGGGCATTCTGAACGCCGAACCAGAGGTCGAGTCGAAGCCGCACAGCGCAGCTCTGCCGACGCGCATGAGTGGACATTACGATCCCATCCGGGGCAGCTATGATCCCGTGAGAGGAATCTTTGGCATCGCGTCTTCGCCGAGACCCACAACTCAGCCCGTCAACCGACCTAGCGCGTCGCCTTCAATTGCCAGTCTTGTCGATCCGCCCGCACAGAACGTGACGTCGCCTTCGACCCAAACTTACGGCGCTTCAACTCAGTCCCGAACACAAGACAACGCATCTGTCCCCGCCTCGCCACCTTATCCCGCTAGATCGGCTCCTCAACCCATCTCGAAACCACCTGCTCCCGACCCGAAGAAGGCACTCGCTCCCCCGCCGGTGCCCGCTGCGAAGACGGATGCTAAGTTAAAGGATGCAGTCTCGACTGCTGGCTCCGTCGCGAGCAAGAAGCCCTCGCCTAAGCAGAAACCACAGAAGTCTGGCATCTCGTCGCCCAAGATCAGTGCGTTGGATGAGCCTCGTGGTGACGTCCTTTCCGATCGATCCATTCTCGACTTTGGCAGGGCTGAGAATGGCAAGGAATACAAGGCGCCAGATATTGTTCTCGACATCCCTATCAAGCCGGGCGACACCAACATATACGTCAACGTGATGCGCATGGCGGAGGAGAAGTATGGCTGGGATGCTCTGCACCCCCGGCTGGCGGAGAAGCGAGACCGCAAAGCGCGTATTGCTGCCGCCTCTGCTGCtctggagaagacggcgtcgggaCAAGAATCGGGCGACGAGATGTCGGAGGATTCAGACAAGGAGGCCAGCAACGTGGAGATGGGTGGCATGACCAGCGGTGCTGACGTGCCAGAGAAAccgaaaaagaagaagcgcaattTCAAGGAAGACGAGtacgacaaggacgacgacttTGTCGACGACTCTGAGCTATTGTGGGAGCAGCAGGCTGCCGCCAGCAGAGATGGGTTTTTCGTGTACTCTGGCCCACTGGtgcccgaggtcgagaagcccATAGACACTAG ACCCGATGGACTACCCAAACGTGGTCGCGGTAGCCGAGGCGGTCGCAttggcggccgtggcggcaCCACtcgcggcgaaggcggcacCGGCCGTGGCGGAGGCCCAGGGTCCAGAGGCGGTCGAGGATCTCGTGGCGGTTCACTCACACGCAAGCCGCGCATCACAAAGTCGGAAAAGGAACAACTCGAGCGTGAGAAAGCCGAACGCCAGCGACAAGCAGAGCTGAGCGCCAAGTCTACCAACGGCTATTCGCTCCAGCCCCAGACACCTTCCTTCGCGGCAGGAATGGCCGGAGCATAG
- a CDS encoding Surfeit locus protein 6, with the protein MAESTLQDRLREHSKAFDGLLSLIPAKMYYGEDNSDQWKKTKQTKAEAKAAKISKLDPDSELNRNAKEVMDERAARNKRKLQEMQEEEDRQEAAGDDEGIPGVQRELPGQGLRNKDYKKQKTADPLDTVEDANPAEMSQNQLMRLARKEAKKEKRADKKAKKAEKKAAKMETGESATPVAAVGDAASQVSEVKASSKPAEEAKTSAKSPAATAKKESKKESKKQQKKAEPKDAKPASNDHDRDGDKDDEEYETVDEESDDEGYAATADLNPLDLSGLKPTESSSGASSPTSTPDSTFDTAAGATAASAEATSATTSTSSTVPPSEKPKHIKLPADTSALRARLAARIEALRAARKADGPDGKPIRTRQELIEARRAKQAQRKEHKKELRTKARLEEEAKREEALVLNSPSVMSPRVGLGDDDEPANFAFGRVAFDDGTKLSHDLSHALNTHKKRGPSDPKTALIKIQNQKKRLAALDKEKQADIAEKEQWLTARKRAEGERIRDDEQALKKAVKRKDQTKKKSEKAWKERSDGVAKAIREKQKKRDDNIKKRKDEKLAHKLGRKSGKKVGSGPKKARPGFEGSFGGGKKKK; encoded by the exons ATGGCGGAATCTACATTGCAG GACCGCCTGCGCGAGCACTCAAAGGCCTTTGATGGTCTTTTGTCCCTCATCCCGGCCAAGATGTACTATGGAGAAGACAACTCT GACCAatggaagaagacgaagcagACAAAAGCCGAAGCCAAAGCGGCCAAGATCTCCAAGCTGGACCCTGATAGCGAGCTGAACCGCAACGCAAAGGAGGTCATGGATGAGCGCGCAGCGCGCAACAAGCGCAAGCTGCAGGAGatgcaggaggaggaggatagaCAGGAGGctgccggcgatgacgagggcaTCCCCGGCGTGCAGAGGGAGCTGCCCGGCCAGGGCCTCCGCAATAAGGACTATaagaagcagaagacggCCGACCCTCTCGACACCGTTGAGGACGCCAACCCAGCCGAGATGTCGCAAAATCAGCTCATGAGACTCGCGAggaaggaggccaagaaggaaAAGCGCGCCGacaagaaggcgaagaaggccgagaagaaggctgcTAAGATGGAAACCGGCGAATCTGCCAcacccgtcgccgccgtcggtgaCGCTGCCTCCCAAGTGTCCGAGGTCAAGGCGTCCAGCAagccggcggaggaggctAAGACCTCAGCAAAGTCCCCCGCCGCTACCGCCAAGAAGGAGTCCAAGAAGGAGTCAAAGAAGCAacagaagaaggccgagccCAAAGACGCCAAGCCCGCCAGCAATGACCATGACAGGgacggcgacaaggacgacgaggagtaCGAGACCGTCGACGAAGAgtccgatgacgagggcTACGCTGCGACGGCGGACCTCAACCCTCTCGACCTCTCCGGTCTCAAGCCCACCGAGTCCAGCAGCGGCGCCTCAAGCCCGACCTCGACACCGGACTCCACCTTTGACACCGCCGCGGGGgcaaccgccgcctccgccgaggccacgagcgcgacgacctcgacgagctccacGGTCCCGCCCTCCGAGAAGCCGAAGCACATCAAGCTCCCCGCCGACACCTCGGCTCTCCGCGCCCGGCTCGCGGCGCGGATAGAAGCCCTCCGCGCGGCCCGCAAGGCCGACGGCCCGGACGGCAAACCGATTCGCACACGCCAGGAGCTCATCGAGGCGCGCCGCGCCAAGCAGGCCCAGCGCAAAGAGCACAAGAAGGAGCTCCGCACCAAGGCGcgtctcgaggaggaggccaagcgCGAGGAGGCGCTGGTTCTCAACTCGCCCAGCGTCATGTCGCCgcgcgtcggcctcggcgacgacgacgagccggcCAACTTCGCCTTTGGCCGCGTCGCgttcgacgacggcaccaagCTCTCGCACGACCTGTCGCATGCGCTCAACACGCACAAGAAGCGCGGGCCGTCGGACCCCAAGACGGCGCTCATCAAGATCCAGAACCAGAAGAAGCGGCTCGCGGCgctcgacaaggagaagcaggccgacatcgccgagaaggagcagTGGCTGACGGCGCGGAAgcgggccgagggcgagcgcatccgcgacgacgagcaggcgCTCAAGAAGGCCGTCAAGCGCAAGGACCagaccaagaagaagagcgagAAGGCGTGGAAGGAGCGCAGCGATGGCGTCGCCAAGGCGATCCgcgagaagcagaagaagcgcgacgacaacatcaagaagcgcaaggacgagaagctcgcgCACAAGCTCGGCCGCAAGAGCGGGAAGAAGGTCGGCAGCGGGCCCAAGAAGGCGAGGCCCGGGTTCGAGGGAAGTTTCGGCGGtggcaagaagaagaaataa
- a CDS encoding Vacuolar protein sorting-associated protein 74, with the protein MSAPAGGLTRRRGGGGAAAGDGETSNGAPRTNSTNNFKDSAPETSYESGENGHKIAFDPRDISESAERSKQPKLTLMEEVLLLGLKDKQGYLSFWNDNISYALRGCIVIELAFRGRISMQKDASRRRFPLADRVIEVIDETLTGEVLLDEALKMMKQSEKMSVSSWIDLMSGETWNLMKIGYQLKQVRERLAKGLVDKGILRTEKRNFLLFDMATHPVADGGAKEEIRRRVRNVLTQRTVVLPASQFLPENLEFRYVRTIAMVCAAYAANVLENALSTLGHEARERAFAQTDELLADYSQWPFGKKATGNGIGANLPQVIAEEISSGKDKELQLEVVAACLSVFTRLDSLL; encoded by the exons ATGTCAGCACCGGCAGGAGGTCTTACtagacgccgaggaggtggaggcgccgcggccggcgatggcgagaccAGCAACGGCGCTCCCCGCACCAACTCCACGAACAACTTCAAGGACAGCGCCCCCGAGACGAGCTACGAGAGCGGAGAGAACGGCCACAAGATCGCCTTCGACCCCCGCGACATCAGTGAGAGCGCCGAACGCAGCAAACAGCCCAAGTTGACCTTGATGGAGGAGGTTCTACTGCTCGGCCTCAAGGACAAGCAG GGCTACCTATCGTTCTGGAACGACAACATCTCATACGCTCTCCGAGGATGCATCGTCATTGAGCTCGCCTTCCGGGGTCGCATCAGCATGCAGAAGGATGCCTCGAGACGGCGCTTTCCCCTCGCAGACCGCGTCATCGAAGTGATCGACGAGACCCTTACAGGCGAAGTGCTACTCGACGAGGCATTGAAGATGATGAAGCAGAGCGAGAAGATGAGCGTCAGCTCCTGGATTGACCTGATGAGCG GAGAAACATGGAACTTGATGAAGATTGGATACCAATTAAAACAGGTTCGCGAGCGCCTGGCCAAGGGTCTCGTCGATAAGGGTATTCTCCGCACCGAGAAGCGCAACTTCCTTCTCTTCGACATGGCGACCCACCCTGTCGCTGACGGAGgggccaaggaggagatTCGCCGCCGTGTCCGTAACGTTCTGACCCAGCGTACTGTCGTCCTACCCGCGTCCCAGTTCCTGCCCGAGAACCTTGAGTTCCGCTACGTGCGCACCATTGCCATGGTTTGCGCCGCCTACGCCGCCAACGTGCTCGAGAACGCCCTCAGCACCCTCGGCCACGAGGCCCGCGAGCGCGCCTTCGCCCAGAcggacgagctcctcgccgactACAGCCAGTGGCCATTCGGAAAGAAGGCCACCGGCAATGGCATCGGCGCCAACCTTCCCCAAGTCATCGCAGAG GAAATCAGCAgcggcaaggacaaggagctGCAACTCGAAGTTGTCGCCGCCTGTCTGAGCGTTTTCACCCGTCTCGACTCCCTCTTGTAA
- a CDS encoding Aldo/keto reductase, giving the protein MRYLNLHDLSYLLVPTLALFYLLQRNNQAVVPTSEDTLSTPLVTSENSIKMVKTLPFAGIRVPVPGFGAMGITSFMSTRMSAEQAEPVLLKAIELGCTFWDTAVAYDAGLNEKILGDFIRKHNVRDKVFVASKCGFDVFGDFSVTNSRSHIRSYINGTIERLGFAPDLYYLHRIDPKTPLQESIGTLEELRKEGKTKYIGLSECSAKTLREANSIAKIDAVQSEYSAFETIHETTGLIETAKELDVAFVAFSPLGHGWLVDDFPFQSPDDFAPDDFRRTSPKFQGDNFYKNKAIADEMKRIAAAKGCTLAQLALAWVAAQDMITIPGTTKVKRLEENWASREVELSEDEMLSIRKLVDANKPVGDRFAGRNAAAIGH; this is encoded by the exons ATGCGATATTTGAATCTACATGACCTCAGCTACCTCCTGGTGCCTACTCTTGCTCTCTTCTATCTTCTACAAcgaaacaaccaagcagtCGTGCCAACATCCGAAGACACTCTTTCTACACCACTTGTCACATCAGAAAACTCAATCAAAATGGTCAAGACTCTTCCTTTCGCCGGCATTCGCGTCCCGGTTCCGGGCTTTGGCGCGATGGGCATCACGTCGTTCATGAGCACTAGGATGTCCGCCGAGCAGGCAGAGCCGGTGCtcctcaaggccatcgaACTGGGCTGCACCTTCTGGGATACTGCT GTCGCATACGACGCGGGTCTGAACGAAAAGATCCTTGGGGACTTCATCCGCAAGCACAACGTCCGCGACAAGGTCTTTG TCGCTTCCAAGTGTGGCTTCGACGTCTTCGGCGACTTCAGCGTCACAAACTCCAGATCTCATATCAGGTCCTACATCAACGGCACCATCGAGAGGCTGGGCTTCGCTCCAGACTTGTACTACTTGCACAGAATCGACCCTA AGACCCCGCTTCAGGAATCCATCGGTACTCTAGAAGAGCTccgcaaggagggcaagacCAAGTACATTGGTCTCTCAGAGTGCTCAGCCAAGACGCTGCGCGAAGCTAACTCGA TTGCGAAAATCGACGCTGTTCAGTCAGAGTATTCCGCCTTTGAGACAATCCACGAGACCACAGGTCTGATCGAGACGGCCAAGGAATTGGACGTCGCCTTTGTGGCATTCAGCCCGCTGGGTCACGGCTGGCTGGTCGATGACTTCCCGTTCCAGAGCCCGGATGACTTTGCGCCGGATGACTTTCGCCGAACGT CCCCCAAGTTTCAGGGGGACAACTTTTACAAGAACAAGGCCATCGCGGACGAAATGAAAAGGATTGCCGCCGCGAAGGGATGTACACTCGCGCAACTAGCGCTGGCTTGGGTCGCGGCCCAAGACATGATTACCATCCCGGGCACCACCAAGGTGAAAAGGTTGGAAGAGAATTGGGCGTCTCGGGAAGTGGAACTGTCGGAGGATGAGATGTTGTCGATCCGGAAGCTTGTGGACGCCAACAAGCCGGTGGGCGACAGGTTCGCGGGGCGCAATGCGGCGGCCATTGGCCACTGA
- a CDS encoding Transcriptional activator spt7, with translation MSLPNGQHAWQPPSIHHQPSSRLFHQLDDGPARNGTPVDHSMTLMPEAQPDIEEERRRALFKDLYHKSEAKISLLFADDGSYNYPAIDALRRPSAPSPSILPPTTDHAPIQEPPLKKAKRVIDEDDYGDDDDEDDDDEENATPNDSNKPASGTAAAGAGSLLSPSKSGSSPVHSVSSPGKHLERLKHADGSQDHTKTSEDARKQLEEARLATEEAARRSFHTIFYTLENDRTAMLEQQQLEESEKQLQAEMENNNNHIAAHGAQAENHGSLSSANLGASSLTLKHLIARIDMKRDQVRASDAELRSLMNEVRKNRSKWASEENVNQEELYEALEKVLTELKAHTEYSTPFLQRVNKRDAPDYYNLIKQPMDMGTMTKKLKSLTYKSKAEFVTDLNLIWDNCLRYNQDMGHPLRRMANGMRKEAEKLIPLIPDLVIRPRAEVEAEERRKQNGGEEDGGDDSDDEPIMSSRGRTAGTKGAKSRKQPADQKEGTPSVDQKPVLQLNGLLAKGREGSEAVDGSGFGTPIAGSATPGGINGHSGIGSNADAMDIDGPTLNGMALGQALNEAAEQAYEDDEYKIWKQVTKKDRALIAKERHMMFKDNKLNSDAPALLRNKAGIRWYLRGQKEAEALGVIGHSQVDSSAVAAKEAAKPAETLAEGMEGEEEKSVPAYYEPLTMIPDIQPKLQWIEDGEGQVINQHEEYLQMIPEGHFVAPKSKLTSKIDNNIRQIQETRKLSSKIGVIKQMQIQTQVYNNQFPKSNYEAFIEQDAEPSFIADAGPVIAPETCRRALQRSVAKILYHTGFEEMQPSAIDALTSIASDYFEKVIKTFNVYREAEKIEAANPRVEDGARFQPRFTPEEVILHTLDENGCDLLSLESYAKDEVDRLSSKLGGIHERMKFHLTELLRPALTQEAGQDGVGAFKDGSEQFVSGDFAEDLGEDFFGFKALGLDKEMGLDMLSVPLHLLQSRVRNQFQMQTQTVGTEVTDLFDSLPPVDPVTTENIHDQIGLVKNFFLAKLHANDDSPLVEDEELPVKQRRPRPRLGASGKIVSPQKRPPKEQIALAKKKKKMELAAQAGDKGVNASPEKKGETTPAKKAKHANINGAGPNPAAIALPPSMERHESMQSQGNASQTDKDEPMGMMSPESIER, from the exons ATGTCCCTCCCCAACGGCCAACACGCATGGCAGCCGCCCTCCATTCATCATCAACCTTCCAGCCGCCTGTTCCATCAACTTGATGATGGTCCTGCGCGGAACGGAACCCCCGTCGACCACTCCATGACGTTGATGCCTGAGGCACAACCTGATATTGAGGAAGAGCGACGACGCGCCTTGTTCAAGGACCTCTATCACAAGAGCGAGGCAAAGATCTCGTTGCTGTTCGCCGATGACGGTTCCTACAACTACCCTGCCATCGATGCACTGCGCcgcccctccgccccctccccctccatcctACCCCCTACCACCGACCATGCGCCGATCCAGGAGCCTCCATTAAAGAAGGCTAAGCGGGTcatcgacgaagacgactatggcgatgatgacgacgaggacgatgacgatgaagaaaATGCCACGCCGAACGACTCAAACAAGCCCGCGagcggcaccgccgccgccggcgccggctcaCTGCTCTCCCCCTCCAAGTCCGGCAGTTCGCCCGTGCACTCCGTCAGCTCGCCCGGCAAGCATCTCGAGAGACTCAAACACGCCGACGGGTCCCAGGACCATACAAAGACGAGCGAGGATGCGCGCAAGCAGCTGGAGGAGGCGCGCCTCGCGaccgaggaggcggcgaggcggagcTTCCACACTATATTCTACACCCTCGAGAACGATCGGACTGCCAtgctcgagcagcagcagctggaaGAGTCGGAGAAACAGTTGCAGGCTGAGATGGAAAACAACAATAACCACATCGCCGCCCAcggcgcccaggccgagaACCACGGCTCACTCAGCAGCGCCAATCTTGGCGCGTCGAGCCTCACTCTCAAACACCTAATTGCGAGGATCGACATGAAACGCGACCAGGTTCGCGCTTCCGACGCTGAGCTGCGATCCCTTATGAACGAAGTGCGCAAAAACCGAAGCAAATGGGCCAGCGAAGAGAACGTCAACCAGGAAGAGCTAtacgaggccctcgagaagGTCCTGACAGAGCTGAAGGCACATACGGAATACTCTACACCCTTCTTGCAGAGGGTCAACAAGCGCGATGCGCCCGACTACTACAATC TCATCAAGCAGCCTATGGACATGGGCACCATGACGAAGAAGCTCAAGTCCCTTACCTACAAGTCCAAGGCGGAGTTCGTCACCGACTTGAACTTGATATGGGACAACTGCCTGCGATACAACCAAGACATGGGCCACCCTCTCCGTCGCATGGCCAACGGCATGAGGaaagaggccgagaagctcatcCCCCTCATCCCGGACCTCGTCATCCGCCCGCGGGCTgaagtcgaggccgaagaacGACGCAAACAGAATGGTGGCgaagaggatggcggcgacgactcGGATGACGAGCCCATTATGTCGTCCCGCGGCCGGACCGCCGGCACCAAGGGCGCCAAGTCGCGGAAACAACCTGCGGATCAGAAGGAAGGCACGCCCAGCGTCGATCAGAAGCCGGTCCTGCAGCTCAATGGCCTCTTGGCTAAAGGCCGGGAAGGCTCTGAGGCGGTCGATGGGAGCGGATTCGGGACCCCGATCGCAGGCTCGGCCACCCCCGGTGGCATTAACGGGCACTCCGGCATTGGGAGCAACGCGGACGCCATGGACATTGACGGGCCGACACTGAATGGTATGGCGCTCGGACAAGCTCTCAACGAGGCTGCGGAACAGGCCTatgaggacgacgagtaCAAAATCTGGAAGCAAGTCACCAAGAAGGACCGCGCACTCATCGCTAAGGAACGCCACATGATGTTCAAGGACAACAAGCTCAACTCTGATGCGCCTGCCCTGCTCAGGAACAAGGCCGGAATTCGGTGGTATCTGAGGGGTCAAAAGGAGGCCGAAGCCCTTGGCGTCATCGGTCACTCCCAAGTAGACTCCTCTGCCGTGGCCGCGAAGGAGGCTGCCAAACCAGCCGAGACCCTTGCGGAAGGCAtggagggagaagaggagaagagcgTGCCCGCATACTATGAACCTCTGACTATGATCCCCGATATCCAGCCTAAGCTCCAGTGgatcgaggacggcgagggtcAAGTTATCAATCAGCACGAGGAATATCTCCAAATGATCCCCGAGGGTCACTTTGTGGCGCCCAAGAGCAAGTTGACAAGCAAGATTGACAACAACATTCGGCAAATCCAAGAGACCAGGAAACTATCGAGCAAGATCGGCGTCATCAAACAGATGCAGATCCAGACTCAG GTTTACAACAACCAGTTTCCCAAGTCCAATTACGAGGCGTTCATCGAGCAAGACGCCGAGCCCTCTTTCATTGCCGATGCCGGGCCTGTCATTGCACCGGAGACCTGCCGCCGCGCGTTGCAACGCTCCGTCGCTAAGATTCTCTACCACACCGGTTTCGAGGAAATGCAACCGTCGGCCATTGACGCCTTGACTAGCATCGCGTCCGACTACTTTGAGAAGGTCATCAAGACCTTCAATGTATACCGCGAGGCAGAGAAGATCGAGGCGGCTAACCCCCgggtcgaagacggcgcccGGTTCCAGCCGCGGTTCACCCCCGAGGAGGTCATCTTGCACACGCTTGATGAGAACGGATGCGACTTGCTCAGCCTGGAGTCATACGCCAAGGACGAAGTTGACCGACTCAGCTCTAAGCTCGGGGGTATCCACGAACGTATGAAGTTCCACCTTACCGAGCTCCTCCGCCCTGCTCTTACGCAGGAAGCCGGTCAAGATGGAGTCGGCGCCTTCAAGGACGGCAGCGAGCAGTTCGTCAGCGGCGACTTTGCCGAAGACCTCGGCGAAGACTTCTTCGGCTTCAAGGCTCTCGGTCTGGACAAGGAGATGGGTCTTGACATGCTCTCGGTCCCTCTTCACTTGCTCCAGTCTCGTGTTCGCAACCAGTTCCAGATGCAGACCCAAACGGTGGGTACCGAAGTCACCGATCTCTTCGACTCGCTGCCACCTGTCGATCCCGTCACCACAGAAAACATCCATGATCAGATCGGCCTGGTCAAGAACTTCTTCCTTGCCAAGCTCCACGCCAATGACGACTCGCCGTTGGTTGAAGACGAAGAGCTTCCTGTCAAGCAACGACGACCCAGACCCCGCCTTGGCGCCTCTGGAAAGATCGTCTCACCACAGAAGCGGCCGCCCAAGGAGCAAATCGCTctggccaagaagaaaaagaagatgGAGCTGGCGGCGCAGGCCGGTGACAAGGGCGTCAACGCTTCtccggagaagaagggcgagaccaccccggccaagaaggccaagcaCGCCAACATCAACGGTGCGGGCCCCAACCCGGCAGCGATCGCACTGCCTCCCAGCATGGAGCGGCACGAAAGCATGCAGAGCCAGGGCAACGCTAGCCAGACCGATAAGGACGAGCCTATGGGTATGATGAGCCCCGAGAGCATTGAGAGATGA